A single window of Gossypium hirsutum isolate 1008001.06 chromosome A10, Gossypium_hirsutum_v2.1, whole genome shotgun sequence DNA harbors:
- the LOC107924951 gene encoding uncharacterized protein isoform X2: MWLTLATYLELPVSSEQSIHAAMLGTMLVTQGFDYLPPWNKNENHDFNSGGLLWIFLEWTLAPSIACLCAWFLFVILKSSILRRENAKKRILVFLPIDYGISAGLLCFVIVSQVIGNYVDVNRLTVMIAVAGSALIGAVLSLIVVVPLAIKKLAATKNHRNSMENNTSMKQESVQSRINQGCSNGAKVDDDVLEDFMQMRVLETVYGEEERSFGSLDVIQEPEQVQPGDNTSTEQSTPFKQLLKPTPYRLVQTQNFQRIEKTTTIENVIKYIGDTAKSTFSPVCTQGHTPTRSHKLHWFFL, from the exons ATGTGGCTTACACTTGCCACATACCTAGAGTTACCAGTATCATCCGAGCAATCGATACATGCTGCTATGTTAGGAACCATGCTGGTTACACAAGGTTTTGACTATTTACCACCATGGAACAAg AACGAGAATCATGATTTTAACAGTGGAGGACTGCTCTGGATATTCCTTGAATGGACTCTTGCCCCATCAATTGCCTGTCTATGTGCATGGTTCCTCTTTGTTATTTTGAAGAGTTCTATACTTCGCCGCGAAAATGCAAAGAAAAGGATTCTTGTTTTCCTCCCTATCGACTATGGGATATCTGCAGGATTACTATGCTTCGTTATCGTATCTCAG GTCATAGGGAACTATGTGGATGTTAATAGATTGACTGTTATGATTGCTGTTGCAGGGTCTGCTTTGATTGGAGCTGTATTATCTTTG ATTGTAGTGGTTCCCTTGGCAATTAAAAAACTTGCTGCCACTAAAAACCATAGAAACTCAATGGAGAACAACACATCCATGAAGCAAGAATCTGTGCAAAGTCGAATAAATCAAGGTTGTTCTAATGGTGCAAAAGTCGATGATGATGTATTGGAAGATTTTATGCAGATGAGAGTGCTTGAAACAGTCTATGGGGAGGAAGAAAGAAGTTTTGGCTCACTTGATGTGATCCAAGAGCCTGAGCAGGTTCAACCCGGTGATAATACAAGTACGGAACAATCCACTCCGTTTAAACAGCTGCTTAAGCCTACGCCGTATAGGTTGGTGCAAACACAGAACTTTCAGAGGAttgaaaaaacaacaacaatCGAAAATGTCATCAAGTATATTGGAGATACGGCGAAGTCCACTTTTTCCCCTGTATGTACTCAGGGTCATACTCCGACTCGGTCTCATAAACTGCACTGGTTTTTTCTTTGA
- the LOC107924951 gene encoding phosphate-repressible phosphate permease pho-4 isoform X1, whose translation MWLTLATYLELPVSSEQSIHAAMLGTMLVTQGFDYLPPWNKNENHDFNSGGLLWIFLEWTLAPSIACLCAWFLFVILKSSILRRENAKKRILVFLPIDYGISAGLLCFVIVSQVIGNYVDVNRLTVMIAVAGSALIGAVLSLVISTFIVYFHIAIVKLCYYPIGFCTQIVVVPLAIKKLAATKNHRNSMENNTSMKQESVQSRINQGCSNGAKVDDDVLEDFMQMRVLETVYGEEERSFGSLDVIQEPEQVQPGDNTSTEQSTPFKQLLKPTPYRLVQTQNFQRIEKTTTIENVIKYIGDTAKSTFSPVCTQGHTPTRSHKLHWFFL comes from the exons ATGTGGCTTACACTTGCCACATACCTAGAGTTACCAGTATCATCCGAGCAATCGATACATGCTGCTATGTTAGGAACCATGCTGGTTACACAAGGTTTTGACTATTTACCACCATGGAACAAg AACGAGAATCATGATTTTAACAGTGGAGGACTGCTCTGGATATTCCTTGAATGGACTCTTGCCCCATCAATTGCCTGTCTATGTGCATGGTTCCTCTTTGTTATTTTGAAGAGTTCTATACTTCGCCGCGAAAATGCAAAGAAAAGGATTCTTGTTTTCCTCCCTATCGACTATGGGATATCTGCAGGATTACTATGCTTCGTTATCGTATCTCAG GTCATAGGGAACTATGTGGATGTTAATAGATTGACTGTTATGATTGCTGTTGCAGGGTCTGCTTTGATTGGAGCTGTATTATCTTTGGTAATTAGTACATTCATAGTATACTTTCATATTGCTATtgtaaaattatgttattatccAATTGGTTTTTGCACACAGATTGTAGTGGTTCCCTTGGCAATTAAAAAACTTGCTGCCACTAAAAACCATAGAAACTCAATGGAGAACAACACATCCATGAAGCAAGAATCTGTGCAAAGTCGAATAAATCAAGGTTGTTCTAATGGTGCAAAAGTCGATGATGATGTATTGGAAGATTTTATGCAGATGAGAGTGCTTGAAACAGTCTATGGGGAGGAAGAAAGAAGTTTTGGCTCACTTGATGTGATCCAAGAGCCTGAGCAGGTTCAACCCGGTGATAATACAAGTACGGAACAATCCACTCCGTTTAAACAGCTGCTTAAGCCTACGCCGTATAGGTTGGTGCAAACACAGAACTTTCAGAGGAttgaaaaaacaacaacaatCGAAAATGTCATCAAGTATATTGGAGATACGGCGAAGTCCACTTTTTCCCCTGTATGTACTCAGGGTCATACTCCGACTCGGTCTCATAAACTGCACTGGTTTTTTCTTTGA